A single region of the Kineosporia corallincola genome encodes:
- a CDS encoding SAF domain-containing protein — MATLVLCLIVAAAVAAAIQRAGVKTPVIVVAKRVPESVVITRADLTTVAVAGGVTAIPAEELENVVGRRAASTLEAGALLQPSGLAPKTETDAGQANVGVAVAAGLAPDGLEPGDRVRVLQVPGKGSDTDSLSGPVTLAESALIVAVTQDSTGSGDLVVTVRVPAQSSGDVVLASSWGQVGLVQVGAGS; from the coding sequence GTGGCCACGCTGGTGTTGTGTCTGATCGTTGCCGCGGCGGTGGCTGCGGCGATCCAGCGGGCCGGGGTGAAGACGCCGGTCATCGTTGTGGCGAAACGGGTTCCGGAGTCGGTGGTGATCACTCGTGCGGACCTGACGACGGTTGCGGTGGCGGGTGGTGTCACGGCGATCCCGGCCGAGGAGCTGGAGAACGTGGTGGGCCGACGGGCGGCCTCGACGCTGGAGGCAGGTGCGTTGTTGCAGCCGTCCGGATTGGCGCCGAAGACGGAAACCGATGCCGGGCAGGCCAATGTCGGTGTGGCGGTGGCTGCTGGCCTGGCGCCGGACGGGTTGGAACCGGGGGACAGGGTGCGGGTCCTTCAGGTCCCGGGCAAGGGGTCGGACACTGACAGCTTGTCCGGCCCGGTGACGCTGGCCGAATCGGCGCTGATCGTCGCGGTGACGCAGGACAGTACGGGGTCGGGGGATCTGGTGGTGACGGTGCGGGTGCCGGCTCAGTCGTCGGGTGACGTGGTGCTGGCCAGCAGCTGGGGCCAGGTGGGTCTGGTTCAGGTCGGTGCCGGTTCGTGA
- a CDS encoding DUF397 domain-containing protein, with protein MTFNRDPQRWVKASRSAGDNACVEQRRTPRAVEVRDTKQHGAGPTLGMTPTAFADWLSAAKAGELDTLLG; from the coding sequence ATGACCTTCAACCGTGACCCCCAGCGCTGGGTCAAAGCCAGCCGATCGGCTGGGGACAACGCTTGCGTTGAGCAGCGTAGGACCCCGCGTGCTGTGGAGGTACGCGACACCAAACAACATGGTGCGGGACCCACGTTGGGGATGACGCCGACAGCCTTCGCCGACTGGCTGAGCGCGGCCAAGGCAGGAGAACTAGACACCCTTCTCGGATGA
- a CDS encoding helix-turn-helix domain-containing protein, producing MTAVTLAQRQLARRLRVARERAKKTQGDAAVGLDCDESKIYRIETCRSQAKVADVRSLATLYALDRRQTDDLERLARGAKVRGWTEPYLDLVPSTLSMLGDLETSAVGIDAYCTEVLHGLLQTPAYAAHIIGLTELPPEQKRSLLDFRLARQRSVFGRSDFPHLRFVVHAAALRAQPGPPELMQEQIRDLRSLAADGKAEISVWSEELGVHPWMSGAFSIHVFEAELGEGEAPVVFTENLAEGRYLETEPELTKFRLAFDRIHARAIPIREFA from the coding sequence GTGACGGCGGTGACGTTGGCTCAGCGGCAACTTGCGCGGCGCCTTCGGGTGGCACGCGAGCGTGCCAAGAAGACGCAGGGCGATGCAGCAGTCGGATTGGATTGCGACGAAAGCAAGATCTATCGAATCGAAACTTGTCGATCACAGGCCAAGGTCGCGGATGTCAGGAGTTTGGCCACTCTCTACGCACTTGATCGGCGGCAGACCGACGATCTGGAGCGGTTGGCCCGTGGTGCCAAGGTCCGAGGTTGGACTGAACCCTACTTGGATTTGGTTCCGTCCACGCTCAGTATGCTCGGCGACTTGGAAACGAGTGCCGTCGGCATCGACGCCTATTGCACGGAGGTGCTCCACGGACTCTTGCAGACGCCTGCCTACGCCGCACACATCATCGGTCTAACGGAATTGCCGCCAGAACAAAAGCGGAGCCTTCTCGATTTTAGGCTAGCGCGGCAACGATCGGTATTTGGTCGCTCCGATTTTCCTCATCTGCGATTCGTCGTGCACGCGGCGGCCCTCCGTGCCCAGCCCGGCCCGCCCGAGTTGATGCAGGAGCAGATCAGGGATCTGCGTTCCCTGGCAGCCGACGGTAAGGCCGAGATCTCGGTGTGGAGCGAGGAGCTTGGCGTGCATCCGTGGATGTCGGGCGCTTTCAGCATCCACGTCTTCGAGGCAGAACTTGGCGAGGGTGAAGCACCCGTCGTCTTCACGGAAAATCTGGCAGAGGGAAGATACTTGGAGACAGAGCCGGAGCTGACCAAGTTTCGCCTCGCGTTCGACCGCATACATGCTCGGGCTATACCGATCAGGGAGTTTGCATGA
- a CDS encoding AAA domain-containing protein produces the protein MLGGPSPEPRPEHLARVDRRLREAQADELRRAVVRGELEAYRLEVRHFEDLLEQQQVPELTKLPLLRQSSGRIVDFLVETHPAAGGAARGLIRRVQRYFRYGSLRGLDPGDTDVILRLQHAFYVRRIEELQHEEESIEDRLRSSSFERLVEEHRDLSSRHFEAALRERYQDLSRVTYDPGRLWGGSVFTQFSRDYPVIASTCHALPGAIGPDALLDYVIIDEASQVDLLAAAPVLARCRRLVVVGDSRQLGQISAEAGRGRDAPHPAFDYMAHSMLSSLHARYGDNLPKTLLREHYRCDPAIIGYCNKAFYAGALIPFTRPGDERPMTVVRTAAGNHMRRHQTGGRSNRREVDVIEDEVIPHYCKGFEESQIGIAAPYNQQVDLTRETVTVAADVATVHKYQGRQKPVMILTTVLDETRSGRSGLEFVDDARLVNVAVSRAAEKFVLVTNNDLLPSSRHLRDLIGYIGYQNPDQDVVDSDVLSVFDLLYQNYDRRLDGFASRRRFEIANPAEDIVWTLLHELLSEPEYAHLVVARQMLLRTLLPNLNGLTPDQERFVRNGASLDFVVYNRISNLPWLAIEVDGFRYHANDPVQLRRDRLKDQIFEDRALGLLRLPTTTSRVETQIREALKEAERRWLDRS, from the coding sequence ATGCTGGGCGGCCCGTCGCCGGAACCCCGCCCGGAGCACCTGGCCCGTGTCGACCGAAGACTGCGGGAGGCTCAGGCCGACGAACTGCGTCGGGCCGTCGTTCGCGGTGAACTGGAGGCCTATCGGCTCGAGGTGCGGCACTTCGAGGACCTCCTCGAGCAGCAGCAGGTTCCGGAACTGACGAAGCTGCCCCTGCTCAGGCAATCTTCTGGCCGGATCGTCGATTTCCTGGTGGAGACGCATCCTGCCGCCGGCGGCGCGGCCCGTGGACTCATTCGGCGGGTGCAGCGGTACTTCCGATACGGGTCGCTGCGTGGGCTGGACCCCGGTGACACCGATGTGATCCTGCGGTTGCAGCACGCCTTCTACGTTCGGCGTATAGAAGAGTTGCAGCACGAGGAAGAATCCATCGAGGACCGTCTGCGAAGCAGCTCCTTCGAACGGCTGGTCGAGGAACATCGCGATCTGTCCAGCCGGCATTTCGAAGCCGCGCTCCGGGAGCGCTACCAAGACCTGAGCAGAGTCACGTACGATCCGGGGCGGCTTTGGGGCGGCAGCGTCTTCACCCAGTTCAGTCGGGACTATCCGGTGATCGCCAGCACCTGCCACGCGCTTCCGGGGGCGATCGGGCCAGACGCTCTGCTGGACTACGTGATCATCGACGAGGCGTCCCAGGTGGATCTGCTGGCTGCGGCGCCGGTCCTGGCCCGATGCCGCAGGCTGGTGGTGGTCGGGGACAGCCGCCAGCTCGGGCAGATATCCGCCGAGGCCGGACGCGGCCGGGATGCACCTCATCCGGCGTTCGACTACATGGCCCACAGCATGCTGTCGTCGCTGCATGCCCGGTACGGGGACAATCTTCCGAAAACACTGCTGCGGGAACATTATCGCTGCGATCCGGCGATCATTGGCTACTGTAACAAGGCGTTCTACGCGGGCGCTCTGATCCCGTTCACCCGGCCCGGCGATGAGCGGCCCATGACGGTGGTGCGTACCGCCGCCGGGAACCACATGCGCCGGCATCAAACGGGCGGCCGGTCCAACCGTCGTGAGGTCGACGTCATCGAGGACGAGGTGATCCCGCACTACTGCAAAGGTTTCGAGGAATCGCAGATCGGTATCGCCGCTCCGTACAACCAGCAGGTCGACCTCACCCGGGAGACCGTGACGGTCGCTGCGGATGTGGCTACAGTGCACAAGTACCAGGGCCGACAGAAGCCGGTGATGATCCTGACCACGGTTCTGGACGAGACCCGTTCTGGAAGGTCGGGTCTCGAGTTCGTCGATGATGCCCGTCTGGTGAACGTCGCGGTGTCGCGAGCGGCAGAAAAGTTTGTGCTGGTGACCAACAACGACCTCTTGCCGTCCAGCCGGCACCTACGCGATCTGATCGGATACATCGGCTACCAGAACCCCGATCAGGATGTGGTCGACAGCGACGTGCTTTCGGTGTTCGATCTGCTCTACCAGAACTATGACCGCAGGCTGGACGGGTTTGCCTCCCGGCGGCGGTTCGAGATCGCCAACCCCGCCGAGGATATCGTCTGGACATTGCTTCACGAGCTGCTGTCCGAACCCGAGTACGCTCATCTGGTCGTGGCGCGGCAGATGCTGCTGCGTACCCTGCTTCCGAACCTGAACGGGCTGACACCGGACCAGGAGCGGTTCGTCCGTAACGGAGCCTCACTGGACTTCGTCGTCTACAACCGCATCAGTAACCTGCCGTGGCTGGCAATTGAGGTCGACGGATTCCGTTATCACGCAAATGATCCAGTGCAGCTTCGCCGGGACCGGCTGAAGGATCAGATCTTCGAGGACCGGGCCCTTGGTCTGCTTCGGTTGCCCACCACTACCAGCCGTGTGGAGACGCAGATTCGTGAGGCCCTCAAGGAGGCGGAACGGCGCTGGCTGGACAGATCGTAG